In the Euphorbia lathyris chromosome 5, ddEupLath1.1, whole genome shotgun sequence genome, one interval contains:
- the LOC136229085 gene encoding BTB/POZ domain-containing protein At5g66560, whose product MAAEKSSSKGQAWFCTTGLPSDIVIEVDDMNFHLHKFPLISRSRKLHQLIAEQETNQISNAVREREDEEDGEESEPERDEIEELHCQISLPDFPGGSEAFEMAAKFCYGVKVDLTSSTVVPLRCAGEFLEMTDEYCEDNLISKTERFLSQSVLKSLKESIKALKSCEKVMPLAETLGIEQRCINSVASRASSADPAIFGWPVSDGLHETRSTSNQALWNGIESAVRRKGAASATAAAIAAAGCGGANADSWFEHLAILKLPLFDRVILAMRERDLSPEIVESCLMHYAKKHIPGISRLNRKPSSSSSIASESEQRQVLETIISNLPLQKSSRSSTATRFLFGLLRTANILNASESCRSALEKKIGSQLEQATLDDLLIPSYSYLNETLYDVDCLERILGYFMDGVGDRNSDGIETEEDDHNVRSPTLMLVGKLIDGYLAEIASDANLKPDKFFNLAISLPEQARLFDDGLYRAVDVYLKAHPWIAEAEREKICGVMDCQKLTLEACTHAAQNERLPLRAVVQVLFFEQLQLRHAIAGTLIAAEHDPARPSMLRLEHEELENEGAITAAAEAGAPENSNTWRSAVRENQVLRLDMDSMRTRVHQLEKECSTMKKVIEKIDKDSPPPPRGWRGSLTKKLGCKFKPQVCDSHEQTVINGRKGREHHHSK is encoded by the exons ATGGCAGCTGAGAAGTCTAGTTCAAAGGGGCAAGCATG GTTTTGCACTACTGGGTTACCAAGTGACATTGTTATAGAGGTGGATGATATGAACTTTCATCTTCACAAG TTTCCTTTAATATCAAGAAGTAGAAAGCTTCACCAACTAATAGCAGAGCAAGAGACGAACCAGATATCTAATGCAGtaagagaaagagaagacgaagaagatggagaagaGTCAGAacctgaaagagatgaaatcgaGGAACTTCACTGTCAGATTTCTCTTCCTGATTTCCCGGGCGGTTCGGAGGCTTTTGAGATGGCTGCCAAGTTCTGTTACGGTGTTAAGGTCGACCTCACCTCTTCCACCGTCGTACCCCTTCGTTGTGCCGGTGAGTTTCTTGAGATGACCGACGAGTATTGTGAAGATAATTTGATCTCTAAGACGGAGCGGTTTCTTTCCCAATCTGTACTCAAGAGTCTCAAGGAGTCTATTAAGGCATTGAAGTCATGTGAGAAAGTAATGCCTCTGGCTGAAACCCTAGGCATTGAACAGCGATGCATCAATTCCGTTGCTTCCAGAGCTTCCTCCGCCGATCCGGCTATATTTGGCTGGCCAGTTAGCGATGGATTGCACGAAACCAGAAGTACATCCAATCAGGCCTTATGGAATGGAATTGAATCGGCGGTGCGAAGAAAGGGAGCAGCGTCGGCCACTGCTGCTGCTATCGCCGCCGCTGGATGTGGAGGTGCTAATGCGGATTCATGGTTCGAACATTTGGCGATTTTGAAGTTGCCATTGTTTGATCGAGTGATTCTTGCTATGCGAGAGCGAGATCTGAGTCCAGAGATTGTTGAGAGCTGCTTAATGCACTACGCCAAGAAACACATTCCCGGCATATCGAGATTGAACAGGAAGCCATCTTCGTCTTCCTCCATTGCTTCAGAGAGCGAGCAGAGACAGGTATTAGAGACTATTATTTCGAATCTTCCGTTGCAGAAGAGTTCCAGATCTTCAACGGCGACACGGTTTCTCTTCGGTTTACTGAGAACGGCAAACATATTAAACGCATCTGAATCATGTCGTTCTGCTCTAGAGAAGAAGATTGGATCACAGCTAGAGCAAGCTACACTAGACGATCTATTGATTCCTAGCTATTCATATCTTAACGAGACTTTATATGATGTTGATTGCTTGGAGAGAATCTTAGGCTACTTCATGGATGGAGTCGGAGATAGGAATTCAGACGGAATTGAAACAGAGGAGGACGATCACAATGTGAGATCACCAACGTTAATGCTCGTCGGCAAACTTATCGACGGTTATCTAGCTGAGATTGCCTCCGATGCAAATCTGAAACCTGATAAATTCTTCAATCTGGCGATCTCTTTGCCGGAGCAAGCTAGACTTTTCGATGATGGTCTGTACAGAGCCGTCGACGTCTATCTCAAG GCGCACCCATGGATAGCAGAGGCGGAACGAGAAAAGATTTGTGGAGTAATGGACTGCCAAAAGCTTACATTAGAAGCGTGCACCCATGCTGCACAGAACGAGCGGCTTCCGCTGCGCGCGGTGGTTCAAGTTTTGTTTTTCGAACAATTACAACTCCGCCACGCAATCGCCGGAACTCTGATAGCAGCGGAGCATGATCCAGCAAGGCCGTCGATGCTGAGACTTGAACACGAAGAACTAGAGAATGAGGGAGCAATCACGGCGGCAGCGGAGGCGGGGGCACCGGAAAACAGCAATACGTGGCGATCGGCAGTGAGGGAAAATCAGGTACTTCGACTAGACATGGATAGCATGAGGACGCGGGTGCATCAGCTGGAAAAGGAATGTTCCACAATGAAAAAAGTAATCGAGAAGATTGATAAGGATAGCCCACCACCTCCACGTGGATGGAGAGGATCACTAACTAAAAAACTAGGGTGCAAATTCAAACCCCAAGTATGCGATTCTCATGAACAAACGGTCATAAATGGAAGGAAAGGAAGGGAACACCATCACTCAAAATAG